One Pectobacterium colocasium DNA segment encodes these proteins:
- the slmA gene encoding nucleoid occlusion factor SlmA: MAEKESTKRNRREEILQALAQMLESSDGSQRITTAKLAANVGVSEAALYRHFPSKTRMFDSLIEFIEDSLTTRINLILQDEKETFNRLRLILLLILGFAERNPGLTRIMTGHALMFEQDRLQDRINQLFERIESQLRQVLREHKLRGGQSFQHDETLLASQLLAFCEGMLSRFIRSEFRYRPTQEFDTRWPLLAAQLN, translated from the coding sequence ATGGCAGAAAAAGAAAGTACGAAAAGGAATCGCCGCGAGGAAATTTTGCAGGCGCTGGCACAGATGCTGGAATCCAGCGACGGCAGCCAACGCATCACCACGGCAAAACTGGCAGCGAACGTCGGCGTGTCCGAAGCGGCGCTCTACCGGCATTTCCCCAGTAAAACGCGGATGTTTGATAGCCTGATTGAATTTATTGAGGATAGTCTGACCACCCGCATTAACCTGATTCTGCAAGATGAAAAAGAAACGTTTAATCGTCTTCGTCTGATTTTGCTGCTTATTTTAGGGTTTGCGGAACGGAATCCGGGTCTGACTCGCATCATGACTGGCCACGCGCTGATGTTTGAACAGGACCGCTTGCAGGATCGCATCAACCAGCTGTTTGAGCGCATTGAATCGCAGCTACGTCAGGTGTTACGCGAGCATAAGCTGCGCGGCGGACAAAGTTTTCAGCATGACGAAACGCTGTTGGCCAGCCAGCTGTTGGCATTTTGTGAAGGGATGCTGTCGCGCTTTATTCGCTCGGAGTTCCGCTATCGCCCGACGCAGGAATTCGATACCCGCTGGCCGCTGTTGGCCGCCCAACTGAACTAA
- a CDS encoding ABC transporter ATP-binding protein, whose protein sequence is MTDIMHAGAATAPGNAPRPVLEIDDLSVSFSGRSGTHQALKGISFTVNKGEVVAVVGESGSGKSVTSLTVMGLLADSANIERGALRFTARDGQQHDLLSMKAEARRKLRGRDLAMIFQEPMTSLNPVLKVGDQLTEALLDHKICDAASADKKARELLHKVRIADVDRVMKSYPHSLSGGMRQRVMIAQALACDPQLLIADEPTTALDVTVQARILQILRDLQQQSDMAVLFITHDMGVVAEIADRVVVMYRGEIVEQGTVEQIFAAPQHPYTQSLLAAVPKLGDMRDSLWPKRFPLLGQAADPENSEQVTARYDAEPLLDIRGLRVYYPMRSGILSTVTHHVHAVEQIDFNVWPGETLAIVGESGCGKSTTGRALLRLVQSEAESIHFQGNEISQMKERDFQPLRREMQMVFQDPYASLNPRLTVGFTIAEPLLLHGLVKSLEEATPQVQALLKSVGLLPEHARRYPHEFSGGQRQRIAIARAMALQPQVIIADEAVSALDVSIQAQVVNLMMDLQKKTGVSWIFISHDMAVVERIANRVAVMYLGQIVEIGPRQSVFNDPQHPYTRRLLASVPIADPTRRGTRQFDDSEIPSPLRKAGEVVAKTRYREVAPQHWVADNESAA, encoded by the coding sequence ATGACGGATATCATGCACGCGGGTGCCGCCACAGCACCCGGTAACGCCCCCAGGCCTGTACTGGAAATCGACGATCTGAGCGTCAGCTTTAGTGGCCGCTCCGGTACGCATCAGGCGCTAAAAGGCATTTCCTTTACCGTGAATAAAGGGGAAGTCGTCGCCGTGGTCGGCGAAAGTGGTTCAGGCAAGTCCGTGACGTCACTGACCGTGATGGGGCTGCTGGCGGACTCTGCCAACATCGAACGCGGCGCGCTCCGTTTCACCGCGCGCGACGGTCAACAACACGACCTGTTGAGCATGAAAGCGGAAGCGCGTCGTAAGCTACGTGGGCGCGATCTCGCCATGATTTTCCAGGAGCCGATGACCTCACTCAACCCGGTACTGAAAGTCGGCGACCAACTCACCGAAGCGCTGCTGGATCACAAAATCTGCGATGCCGCCAGCGCGGATAAGAAAGCCCGTGAACTGCTGCACAAGGTACGCATCGCGGACGTCGATCGCGTGATGAAAAGCTACCCGCACTCGCTGTCCGGCGGGATGCGCCAGCGTGTGATGATCGCACAGGCGCTGGCCTGCGATCCGCAACTGCTCATTGCCGACGAACCGACCACGGCACTGGATGTCACCGTGCAGGCGCGCATTCTGCAAATCCTGCGTGATCTGCAACAGCAGAGCGACATGGCAGTGCTGTTTATTACGCACGATATGGGCGTGGTAGCGGAAATCGCCGATCGCGTGGTGGTGATGTATCGCGGCGAGATCGTGGAGCAAGGCACCGTCGAGCAGATTTTTGCCGCACCGCAACACCCGTATACCCAATCGCTGCTGGCCGCCGTACCGAAACTGGGCGATATGCGCGATAGCCTCTGGCCGAAGCGTTTTCCTTTATTGGGGCAAGCTGCCGACCCGGAAAACAGTGAACAAGTCACCGCGCGCTATGACGCCGAGCCGCTGTTGGATATTCGCGGGCTGCGGGTGTATTACCCGATGCGCAGCGGGATTTTATCCACCGTGACCCACCATGTTCACGCGGTAGAACAGATCGATTTCAACGTCTGGCCGGGCGAAACGCTGGCTATCGTCGGGGAAAGTGGCTGCGGCAAGTCCACCACCGGGCGCGCCCTGCTGCGTCTGGTACAGAGCGAAGCCGAGAGCATCCATTTTCAGGGCAACGAAATTTCCCAGATGAAAGAGCGTGATTTCCAGCCGCTGCGCCGGGAAATGCAGATGGTGTTTCAAGATCCGTACGCTTCGCTCAACCCACGCCTGACGGTCGGCTTCACTATCGCCGAACCGCTGCTGCTGCACGGGCTGGTGAAATCATTGGAGGAAGCGACGCCGCAGGTACAGGCGCTATTGAAAAGCGTTGGTTTGCTGCCTGAGCACGCCCGCCGTTATCCGCATGAATTTTCCGGCGGGCAGCGTCAACGCATCGCTATTGCCCGTGCGATGGCGCTACAGCCGCAGGTCATCATTGCTGACGAAGCCGTGTCGGCGCTTGATGTGTCCATTCAGGCGCAGGTCGTCAACCTGATGATGGATCTCCAAAAGAAAACCGGCGTGTCGTGGATTTTCATCTCGCACGATATGGCCGTCGTCGAGCGTATCGCCAACCGCGTCGCGGTGATGTACCTCGGCCAGATTGTGGAGATCGGCCCGCGCCAGTCGGTGTTTAACGATCCCCAGCATCCGTATACCCGCCGCCTGTTGGCCTCGGTTCCGATTGCCGATCCAACCCGTCGCGGCACACGCCAGTTTGACGACAGTGAAATCCCCTCTCCTTTGCGTAAAGCAGGTGAGGTCGTCGCCAAGACGCGCTACCGCGAGGTCGCGCCGCAGCACTGGGTTGCCGACAACGAATCGGCAGCCTGA
- the coaBC gene encoding bifunctional phosphopantothenoylcysteine decarboxylase/phosphopantothenate--cysteine ligase CoaBC, whose product MAHLLTFNRTMMMTEFSSLNALVGKRIVLGISGGIAAYKCPELVRRLRDAGADVRVVMTSAAKAFITPLTLQAVSGYPVSDDLLDPAAEASMGHIELGKWADLVILAPATADLIARVAAGMANDLLTTICLATSAPIAVVPAMNQQMYRAEPTQDNLRTLAARGLPLWGPDSGSQACGDVGPGRMIDPLEIVRLAQRHFSAINDLQHLNILVTAGPTREALDPVRFITNHSSGKMGFAIAQAAAARGAKVTLVSGTVSLSTPQGVTRIDVGSALEMEHAVMEHASQQHIVIGCAAVADYRAKHIADEKIKKQNQQGDEMTLTLVKNPDIIAGVAAMTKNRPYVVGFAAETQNVEEYARQKLARKKLDLICANNVSLSGHGFNSETNALHLFWQGGDVPLPQCDKRLLGQKLIDEIISRYDEKNRR is encoded by the coding sequence ATGGCGCATCTTCTGACTTTCAATCGGACCATGATGATGACGGAATTTTCCAGCCTGAATGCACTCGTCGGCAAACGAATCGTGCTGGGTATCAGCGGCGGCATTGCCGCGTACAAGTGCCCGGAACTGGTACGGCGCCTGCGCGATGCCGGAGCCGACGTACGGGTTGTCATGACATCTGCCGCTAAAGCTTTCATCACTCCGCTGACGCTACAAGCTGTCTCCGGTTATCCCGTTTCAGACGACCTGCTTGACCCCGCGGCGGAAGCCTCAATGGGTCACATTGAACTGGGGAAATGGGCTGATTTAGTCATTCTCGCTCCGGCCACCGCCGATCTGATCGCTCGAGTCGCAGCCGGTATGGCGAACGACCTGCTGACCACCATTTGTCTGGCGACCTCTGCCCCCATCGCCGTTGTCCCTGCGATGAATCAGCAGATGTACCGCGCGGAACCCACGCAAGACAACCTGCGCACGCTGGCAGCTCGAGGTTTGCCGCTCTGGGGACCGGATAGCGGTAGCCAGGCGTGTGGCGATGTTGGGCCAGGCCGTATGATCGACCCGCTGGAAATTGTTAGGCTGGCGCAGCGTCATTTTTCTGCCATCAACGATCTGCAACATCTCAATATTCTGGTCACCGCCGGGCCGACGAGAGAAGCGCTGGATCCCGTTCGCTTTATCACCAATCACAGCTCCGGGAAAATGGGCTTTGCTATCGCACAGGCCGCGGCTGCCCGTGGCGCTAAGGTCACATTGGTGAGCGGCACGGTGTCACTCTCCACGCCGCAGGGTGTCACACGTATTGATGTTGGCAGCGCATTGGAGATGGAGCACGCGGTAATGGAACACGCATCCCAGCAGCACATTGTGATCGGCTGCGCAGCGGTTGCCGACTATCGCGCCAAACATATCGCCGATGAGAAGATTAAAAAACAGAATCAGCAAGGCGATGAAATGACTCTCACTCTGGTCAAAAATCCGGATATTATCGCCGGTGTTGCAGCCATGACGAAAAATCGTCCTTATGTTGTCGGGTTTGCTGCCGAAACCCAGAATGTGGAAGAATACGCCCGGCAAAAACTGGCGCGTAAAAAGCTGGACTTGATTTGCGCGAACAACGTCTCTCTTTCCGGGCATGGTTTTAACAGTGAAACCAATGCGTTACACCTTTTTTGGCAAGGTGGAGACGTACCGTTGCCACAGTGTGACAAACGTCTTCTTGGCCAAAAATTAATCGACGAGATTATCAGCCGTTATGATGAAAAAAATCGACGTTAA
- the rpmG gene encoding 50S ribosomal protein L33, whose translation MAKGVREKIKLVSSAGTGHFYTTTKNKRTKPEKLELKKFDPVVRQHVVYKEAKIK comes from the coding sequence ATGGCTAAGGGTGTTCGCGAGAAGATCAAGCTGGTTTCTTCTGCTGGTACTGGTCACTTCTATACCACTACGAAGAACAAACGTACTAAGCCGGAAAAATTGGAACTGAAGAAATTCGATCCAGTTGTTCGTCAGCACGTTGTCTACAAAGAAGCTAAAATTAAGTAA
- the rpmB gene encoding 50S ribosomal protein L28, with the protein MSRVCQVTGKRPVAGNNRSHALNATKRRFLPNLHSHRFWVEGEKRFVTLRVSAKGMRVIDKKGIETVLADLRARGEKY; encoded by the coding sequence ATGTCCCGAGTCTGCCAAGTTACTGGCAAGCGTCCGGTGGCCGGGAACAACCGTTCCCACGCACTGAATGCGACCAAACGCCGTTTTCTGCCGAACCTGCATTCACACCGTTTCTGGGTTGAAGGCGAGAAGCGCTTTGTAACACTGCGTGTATCTGCTAAAGGTATGCGTGTTATTGATAAGAAGGGTATTGAGACGGTTCTGGCCGATCTGCGTGCCCGTGGTGAAAAGTATTAA
- the ycjG gene encoding L-Ala-D/L-Glu epimerase, with protein MRHMQIETVNLPLARPMAAENGTRRAVTVIRVALEEKGFIGQGECTPVAHYGESADSVCRQLSAIREAIEHGLTIEQLQKDLAPGAARNALDCALWRLNTALEKQTLWQRLDIHPPTSVVCAQTLALDSVEKMAAAASNAVSHGALQLKIKLDRELILEKVAAIRTAAPNAKLIIDARASWSGLDLHSLSTALLPYQVAMIEQPLPVGKDEDLQRFAHPIPICADESCRHSGDIVGLRRRYDMINIKLDKCGGLTEALAMVREAHFHGLRIMVGCTLGSSMAMEAALPVAADAEHVDLDGPIWLAADSSPYLTYNLGRIWL; from the coding sequence ATGCGGCATATGCAAATTGAAACCGTCAATCTGCCACTAGCCCGTCCTATGGCGGCTGAGAACGGTACGCGTCGCGCGGTTACCGTTATCCGCGTCGCGCTAGAAGAAAAAGGATTTATTGGACAAGGCGAATGTACGCCTGTCGCCCATTATGGCGAGTCCGCCGATAGCGTATGTCGCCAGCTCTCAGCGATCCGTGAGGCAATAGAACACGGCCTGACCATCGAACAACTCCAGAAAGACTTAGCGCCAGGTGCGGCCAGAAATGCATTGGACTGCGCGCTGTGGCGGCTCAACACGGCATTGGAAAAACAGACGCTGTGGCAGCGCCTCGACATTCATCCCCCTACATCCGTGGTCTGTGCGCAAACGTTGGCGCTCGATAGCGTGGAGAAAATGGCCGCCGCCGCATCCAATGCCGTTTCCCACGGCGCACTGCAGCTGAAAATCAAACTGGATCGCGAGCTGATTCTGGAAAAGGTTGCCGCCATTCGTACCGCCGCACCCAACGCCAAATTGATTATCGACGCGAGAGCAAGCTGGAGCGGGCTGGATTTACATAGCCTGTCCACGGCTCTGCTGCCCTATCAGGTCGCCATGATTGAGCAACCGCTTCCTGTCGGTAAGGACGAAGATTTACAGCGCTTTGCCCACCCGATTCCTATCTGTGCGGATGAAAGCTGCCGCCACAGTGGCGACATCGTCGGGCTGCGTCGTCGTTACGACATGATCAACATCAAGCTGGACAAATGTGGCGGGCTGACCGAAGCCCTGGCGATGGTACGTGAGGCTCACTTTCACGGCCTGCGCATTATGGTCGGCTGCACGCTGGGCTCGTCGATGGCGATGGAAGCCGCTCTGCCCGTCGCCGCCGATGCCGAGCATGTCGACCTCGACGGTCCTATCTGGCTGGCCGCCGACAGCTCGCCTTATCTGACCTATAACCTTGGCCGAATCTGGCTATGA
- the pyrE gene encoding orotate phosphoribosyltransferase — protein MKAYQRQFIEFALSKQVLKFGEFTLKSGRISPYFFNAGLFNTGRDLALLGRFYAEALVDSGVAFDLLFGPAYKGIPIATTAAVALAEHHDRDLPYCFNRKEAKDHGEGGSLVGSPLQGRVMLVDDVITAGTAIRESMEIIAAHGATLAGVMIALDRQERGRADLSAIQEVERDYQCKVISIITLKELIAYLAEKPEMAAHLDAVKAYREQYGI, from the coding sequence ATGAAAGCCTACCAGCGCCAGTTTATTGAGTTTGCACTCAGCAAGCAGGTATTGAAGTTCGGCGAGTTTACCCTGAAATCCGGGCGTATCAGCCCCTATTTCTTCAACGCCGGGCTGTTTAATACCGGGCGCGATCTGGCCTTACTGGGGCGTTTTTATGCCGAAGCGCTGGTTGATTCCGGTGTGGCGTTTGATTTGCTGTTCGGGCCGGCTTACAAAGGCATTCCGATTGCCACTACCGCCGCAGTGGCGCTGGCAGAACACCACGATCGTGACCTGCCGTACTGCTTTAACCGCAAAGAAGCCAAAGACCACGGCGAGGGCGGTAGTCTGGTCGGCAGCCCATTACAGGGTCGTGTGATGCTGGTGGATGACGTGATTACGGCAGGGACGGCGATTCGCGAGTCCATGGAGATCATTGCTGCGCACGGAGCAACGCTGGCGGGTGTGATGATTGCGTTGGATCGTCAGGAGCGTGGCCGTGCCGATTTGTCTGCGATTCAGGAAGTTGAACGCGACTATCAGTGCAAGGTGATTTCGATTATTACGCTGAAGGAGCTGATTGCCTATCTGGCGGAAAAACCAGAGATGGCAGCGCATCTGGATGCGGTGAAAGCCTATCGTGAGCAGTACGGGATTTAA
- the rph gene encoding ribonuclease PH — MRPTGRSAQQVRPLKLTRHYTKHAEGSVLVEFGDTKVLCNATVEEGVPRFLKGQGQGWVTAEYGMLPRATHSRNAREAAKGKQGGRTLEIQRLIARSLRAAIDLKVLGEYTITLDCDVLQADGGTRTASITGACVALADALNQMVASGKLKKNPMKGMVAAVSVGIVNGEALCDLEYVEDSAAETDMNVVMTEDGRMIEVQGTAEGEPFSHEELLTLLALARGGIDTIVQAQKAALID; from the coding sequence ATGCGCCCAACAGGCCGAAGTGCACAGCAAGTACGCCCCCTCAAATTAACCCGTCATTACACGAAACACGCCGAAGGTTCCGTTTTAGTCGAATTTGGCGACACCAAAGTGTTATGCAATGCCACGGTAGAAGAGGGTGTCCCGCGCTTTCTGAAAGGCCAGGGGCAAGGATGGGTCACCGCCGAATACGGCATGCTGCCGCGTGCGACGCACAGCCGCAACGCCCGCGAAGCCGCTAAAGGCAAACAGGGCGGGCGGACGCTGGAGATTCAGCGCCTGATTGCGCGTTCCTTACGTGCGGCGATCGACCTGAAAGTGCTTGGCGAATACACCATTACGCTCGACTGCGACGTCTTGCAGGCGGATGGCGGTACGCGTACGGCGTCCATCACCGGGGCCTGCGTAGCGCTGGCCGATGCGCTGAACCAGATGGTTGCCAGCGGCAAGCTGAAGAAGAACCCGATGAAAGGCATGGTCGCGGCGGTTTCCGTCGGTATTGTTAACGGCGAAGCGCTGTGCGATCTGGAATATGTGGAAGATTCCGCCGCTGAAACCGACATGAATGTGGTGATGACCGAAGACGGCCGCATGATTGAAGTGCAAGGAACCGCCGAAGGCGAGCCGTTCAGCCACGAGGAATTGCTGACCCTGCTGGCGCTGGCCCGAGGGGGAATTGATACCATCGTTCAGGCGCAGAAAGCTGCCTTAATCGATTGA
- the dut gene encoding dUTP diphosphatase, protein MMKKIDVKIVDPRVGQQFPLPTYATPGSAGLDLRACLDQAIELKAGETTLIPTGLAIHIADTGLAAVILPRSGLGHKHGVVLGNLVGLIDSDYQGQLMVSVWNRGQQAFTVEPGERIAQMVFVPVVQAEFNLVDDFVSSERGEGGFGHSGRS, encoded by the coding sequence ATGATGAAAAAAATCGACGTTAAGATTGTTGACCCACGCGTTGGGCAGCAATTTCCGTTACCAACCTATGCCACTCCGGGTTCTGCCGGACTCGATCTGCGTGCCTGTCTGGATCAGGCGATTGAACTCAAAGCCGGGGAAACCACGCTTATCCCGACTGGGCTGGCGATTCACATTGCCGATACCGGGCTGGCGGCGGTCATCCTTCCCCGTTCCGGATTGGGCCACAAGCACGGCGTGGTGCTGGGGAATCTGGTTGGGTTGATTGATTCGGACTATCAGGGGCAACTGATGGTGTCCGTCTGGAATCGTGGTCAACAAGCGTTTACGGTTGAGCCGGGCGAACGCATCGCGCAGATGGTCTTTGTGCCCGTCGTTCAGGCCGAATTTAATCTGGTCGACGATTTCGTCAGCAGCGAACGTGGAGAAGGCGGCTTCGGCCACTCCGGCCGTAGCTAA
- a CDS encoding DUF6880 family protein has translation MDSTLHQLLLATPHTQLLLLVEAVYGLDPKVDQRIEMLLHGQNIAMQETSLKQRIASITRGKKFIDYYQSYGFAMELEALVGDIAYLIDDTPKVAFALIDQLMSTHSRVYERADDSNGDIGGAYAAALSVWIKAASQWRSQGGKTRNWPDEVKKRHDENDYAVWDDLIAQSGTLLTEPELRQLAQDFEHEYAAALINAPLEEYNFRAAHAAIGISGVAEALKDVALFERSILLGSPEPNELQKLRIVEFCLSINEAQSALKWLLKPFQHHAESRRQALLDQAYRQLGDLNALLILRREAYQRSPDYHRLCALLEVLPDQQEREALERQAVTNAITISDIVTRIDTLLALCAYTEAGTQVIEHLSSLSVFYGRLIDWADKFHRANAFLAEVACYRLLLDDILSSGRSKAYDHAATYYRKLDKLASQLTSHAPLSEWGEYQEQLKQQHGRKYSFWQRLQ, from the coding sequence ATGGACTCGACATTGCACCAACTGTTGTTAGCAACACCACATACGCAACTCTTACTGCTCGTTGAAGCAGTTTATGGTTTAGATCCCAAAGTAGACCAGCGTATTGAAATGTTGTTACATGGCCAGAATATCGCTATGCAAGAAACCTCATTAAAACAGCGTATTGCATCCATTACTCGCGGTAAGAAATTTATTGATTATTATCAGTCTTATGGCTTTGCCATGGAACTTGAGGCACTGGTTGGTGATATCGCTTACTTGATTGACGACACGCCGAAAGTGGCATTTGCGCTGATTGATCAACTGATGTCTACACATTCCCGTGTCTATGAACGAGCGGATGATTCAAATGGCGATATTGGTGGAGCCTATGCAGCAGCACTTAGTGTGTGGATTAAGGCGGCAAGCCAGTGGCGTTCGCAAGGCGGAAAGACACGGAATTGGCCTGATGAGGTAAAAAAACGGCATGACGAGAACGATTATGCCGTGTGGGATGATTTGATTGCACAAAGTGGCACGTTACTTACCGAGCCAGAGTTGCGGCAACTGGCGCAGGACTTTGAACATGAATATGCGGCAGCGCTGATCAATGCTCCTCTCGAAGAATATAACTTCCGAGCCGCACATGCCGCGATAGGGATTTCTGGTGTGGCGGAAGCGTTGAAAGACGTAGCGCTCTTTGAGCGTTCTATACTGTTGGGCTCTCCAGAACCTAATGAATTACAAAAGCTACGTATTGTAGAATTTTGTCTGTCGATCAATGAAGCGCAATCGGCACTGAAATGGCTACTGAAACCGTTCCAACATCATGCCGAAAGCCGACGTCAAGCCTTGCTGGATCAAGCCTATAGGCAGCTTGGCGATCTCAATGCGCTTTTGATTTTACGGCGTGAGGCTTATCAACGTTCCCCTGATTATCATCGGTTATGCGCGTTACTGGAGGTATTACCCGACCAGCAAGAACGGGAAGCACTAGAACGTCAGGCTGTCACGAATGCGATCACGATAAGCGATATCGTCACAAGAATCGATACCTTACTCGCTCTATGTGCTTATACAGAAGCAGGAACACAAGTTATTGAGCATTTATCCTCATTGTCTGTTTTTTATGGCAGATTGATCGATTGGGCTGATAAATTCCATCGCGCTAACGCATTTCTGGCTGAAGTTGCTTGTTATCGTCTACTACTCGACGATATTTTATCTTCTGGGCGCAGTAAGGCTTATGATCATGCGGCGACGTACTATCGTAAATTGGACAAACTGGCTTCTCAGCTCACAAGCCATGCACCTTTATCGGAGTGGGGCGAGTATCAAGAGCAGCTAAAACAGCAACATGGTCGGAAATATTCATTCTGGCAGCGTTTGCAATAA
- the radC gene encoding RadC family protein — MGWEKGLAPREKLVRLGAESLTDVELLAIFLRTGLPGVHVMQLAEALLAQFGSLYQLMTADQSAFHTAKGVGISKYTQIKAIAELSRRLFFSRLAKEDAMLNPQATGEYLQLLLSRREREVFLVLFLDNQHHVIRHQEMFVGTINSVEVHPREIVREALKANAAALILAHNHPSGKAEPSQADRAITEQIVKACQLMEIRVLDHLVIGHGEYVSFAERGWI; from the coding sequence ATGGGCTGGGAAAAGGGATTGGCACCGCGTGAAAAACTGGTGCGATTAGGGGCCGAATCGCTGACGGATGTTGAACTGTTGGCGATTTTTTTACGCACAGGGTTGCCGGGCGTGCATGTGATGCAGCTGGCGGAAGCGTTGTTGGCGCAATTCGGGTCGTTATATCAGCTGATGACAGCCGATCAATCCGCATTTCATACCGCCAAAGGCGTAGGAATATCGAAATATACGCAAATCAAGGCGATTGCAGAGCTGTCGCGTAGGCTGTTTTTCTCTCGTCTGGCGAAAGAGGACGCGATGCTGAATCCTCAGGCGACAGGCGAGTATTTGCAGCTACTGCTGTCACGACGTGAGCGCGAAGTTTTTTTAGTCCTGTTTTTGGACAATCAGCATCACGTTATTCGCCATCAGGAGATGTTTGTTGGTACGATTAACAGCGTGGAAGTACACCCGCGTGAAATTGTGCGTGAAGCGCTAAAGGCAAATGCCGCGGCGTTGATTTTGGCGCATAATCACCCGTCGGGAAAAGCGGAGCCGAGTCAGGCGGACCGTGCGATAACCGAACAGATTGTTAAAGCCTGTCAGTTAATGGAGATCCGCGTGCTCGATCATTTGGTTATTGGGCATGGCGAATACGTTTCTTTTGCTGAACGCGGCTGGATTTAA
- a CDS encoding glutathione ABC transporter substrate-binding protein: MKPFVRRSAFALGLSLCLAAVAQAQDLRISIYADITGLDPHDTSDTLSYSIQSGIFERLFQFDNKMKLVPRLATGYTSNDTATEFVVTLREGITFQDGTPFNADAVKANLDRLADQSKGLKRNSLFNMVQTVTVLSPTQVKIELNKSFGAFVNTLAHPSAVMHSPEALKKYPDEAQLRVHPVGTGPFKFTEWQQGKDVKLVKFDNYWQKGWPKVDSVTFYPTPEDSTRVASLKSGQVDAVYPLPSDLIATVQSDSKLAIQRDASIYQFWLAMNNLRPPLNDIRVRQALNYAINRDIWLKVGFAGMGVPATSAMAPDVQFFARQSSPNYTYNPEKAKALLKEAGYANGLSLKLWTTNRTDYIRSAQFFKQQLEQVGVKVTVTPMDSGMRNAKLFGVKDPKDAEFDLFYNGWSPSTGDADWALRPLFATESWVPVAYNVSYYSNPVADKAITAGLATADADKRAAAYADAQRQIWQDAPVVFLGTPDNIVGKTKNLDGVYMLADGSLIFDQAEFK; encoded by the coding sequence ATGAAGCCATTCGTTCGCCGCTCCGCCTTTGCCCTCGGGCTCTCACTGTGTCTGGCGGCTGTTGCCCAGGCGCAAGACCTTCGTATTTCCATCTATGCCGATATCACCGGGCTCGATCCGCACGATACCTCAGATACGCTGAGTTACTCGATTCAGAGCGGCATCTTCGAACGTCTGTTCCAGTTCGATAATAAAATGAAGCTGGTGCCACGTCTGGCGACGGGCTATACCAGCAACGATACGGCGACTGAATTCGTCGTTACCCTGCGCGAAGGCATCACCTTCCAGGACGGCACGCCGTTCAACGCCGACGCCGTTAAAGCCAACCTTGACCGTCTTGCCGATCAGAGCAAAGGACTGAAGCGCAACAGCCTGTTTAACATGGTGCAAACCGTCACCGTGCTGTCGCCGACGCAGGTCAAAATCGAGCTGAACAAATCCTTCGGTGCCTTTGTGAACACGCTGGCGCATCCGTCCGCCGTCATGCACAGCCCGGAAGCACTGAAGAAATACCCGGATGAAGCACAGTTGCGCGTCCACCCAGTCGGTACGGGGCCGTTCAAATTCACCGAATGGCAACAGGGTAAAGACGTGAAGCTGGTGAAATTCGACAACTACTGGCAGAAAGGCTGGCCGAAAGTCGACAGCGTGACCTTCTACCCGACGCCAGAAGATTCCACCCGCGTGGCGTCCCTGAAATCCGGCCAGGTCGATGCCGTGTATCCGCTGCCTTCCGACCTGATTGCGACCGTACAAAGCGACAGCAAGCTGGCGATTCAGCGCGACGCGAGTATTTATCAATTCTGGCTGGCGATGAACAACCTGCGTCCGCCGCTTAACGATATCCGCGTGCGTCAGGCGCTCAACTACGCCATCAACCGCGACATCTGGCTGAAAGTCGGCTTCGCCGGCATGGGTGTTCCTGCTACCTCTGCAATGGCGCCGGACGTCCAGTTCTTCGCACGCCAAAGCTCACCGAACTACACCTACAACCCAGAAAAAGCCAAGGCGCTGCTGAAAGAAGCGGGCTACGCCAACGGCCTGAGCCTGAAACTGTGGACGACGAACCGCACCGACTACATTCGTAGTGCGCAGTTCTTCAAGCAGCAGTTAGAGCAGGTCGGCGTCAAAGTTACCGTCACGCCGATGGATTCTGGGATGCGCAACGCCAAACTGTTTGGCGTGAAAGATCCGAAAGATGCCGAATTTGACCTGTTCTACAACGGCTGGTCGCCATCCACCGGTGATGCCGACTGGGCGCTGCGTCCACTGTTCGCCACCGAGTCCTGGGTGCCGGTTGCGTATAACGTCTCTTACTACAGCAACCCGGTAGCAGATAAAGCGATCACCGCCGGCTTGGCTACCGCCGATGCCGACAAACGTGCCGCAGCTTATGCCGACGCACAGCGTCAAATTTGGCAGGATGCGCCTGTGGTCTTCCTGGGGACGCCGGACAACATCGTCGGTAAAACCAAGAACCTCGACGGCGTATATATGCTGGCAGATGGCTCGCTGATCTTCGATCAGGCTGAATTTAAGTAA